In Pseudophryne corroboree isolate aPseCor3 chromosome 2, aPseCor3.hap2, whole genome shotgun sequence, the sequence CTGGATGCAATGCTGCCTGATTTAACAATATCCAGAATGCAACGAATTCCccatattgccccccccccagccCTTTGTATACTATAGGCTACAGATTGCATTGCTGGCCGGGCAGAGGGTTCCTGTGAAGCCCTGACCCAGGTTCTAATTGGTCAGCAGCCCGTTGAATGGTAAagcggggcatgaagggcccaccgggggaatgcagttacaggggcccatgcttaggggtgtggccagcctacaaagggggtgtggctggcctccacagaggcttgaaatacacaatagtttagtgcagtgtaatgcaacatatctaccatgtataatacaagtgcacagtctggaacctgatccctagaggaaggagtgggccttcaggcagtggggcctaccggtggtttcgctggtacccctgtgggccagtctgaccctggggaTGACGTCGATCGGTGAAATCATCTGTGGTTCCCTTGTTGATGGCTTCACACCATCGAGGTTAACCATCAATGGTTAACCCATCAGGGCCGGATAAAGGGCCACATTAGGCTGGGTCTTAAAATGGCCTATTCTAAGAAGCAGTGGGGGTGTGGCtagagccatgtgggtgtgtactcCCCCTACACTATTGGCCTCAATGTCTCTTTAAATACTTATAAATAGGAAATGTGCATTATTTTGTAAGGAAAATAGATATACAAATGGAATGCTTGGCAGCTGGTCTTCATCATGCTGTGAGGATGATGGACCTGTTTTTAGATGGAGGCCTGGAGTGGTAGTCCCATCCTCCCCAGCATAAATCTGGCCCTGGCTGTGATAAGGGACAATATAAAAATCAGACATCACCACAGATGAGGGTCTAATAATCAATAGACCCAATGTTTAGAAAAAGTCTTATGGAAAAGCATGAACTATTTCCAGAGAACTATTTTAGATAAGATCAGTGGATTAAATAATGTTTACATTTCCAAATTCTTTATCAGACGTGTGTGTCTATGGCTCCAGAAACATGCAAAGATTAAAACAAAGCAATATAAGGCCTGACCGTGGCACGAAACGTGTAGGGTATAAATAAACATTCCAGATATACACCACGGGTTGTTGCTGAGTTTTAGCCATTGGCCTAACTTCTGTGTCCTGCAGAATATCACTGTATATTGCGCTGGTTCTGCGCATGCTGCCAAATGACGTTGTTATGTATTACGCCCTTTAGGACCATACTTGCCGATATGAAGGCAACACAACCAGAGAGAACCACCCTGTTCAAGAAAGAGCAAAACGGTTCTGTGTACCGGATCCCCTCTCTTATCTACATCAGAGCGGAGAACATGTTTCTGGCCTTTGCTGAGAAGCGAAAGAATGAGAGCGACGTCAGTGCTGATTGTCTGGTCATGAGACGAGGGGTCTACAAGACCGGATATGTCACAGTAAGTCCATAGCAGTGTGCTGAGCCATTGCGATCATTGACAATACTGTACAAAAAGGTTCCGCTTTCTAACCCGCTCCCCACTGGTAATAATGAATAATAGGGGTACAGTAATTACATATAGCGCTTCAGTGCTAAGGACAAGGCTGATTCATCCTCAGCATTTTTGATGTACTGTACATGCTGAGGACAAGCTCTAAAGGGAAAAAGTAACTGGTAAATGAGCACCTTTTAGCACGTGGCGGCCATTAAAGAGGTAGGTTGGATATTAGTTCGGACCACGTCATAGTGTTCAAGAGAATAGCCGCTAATGAACCATCCCATGTTGGCTGGCTAACGTTCCATCCCATGCTGGCTGGCTTACGTCCCATCCCATGCTGGCTGGCTAACATCCCATCCCATGCTGGCTGGCTAACATCCCATTCTCATGCTGGCTGGCTAACGTCCCATCCCATGCTGGCTGGCTAACGTCCCATCCCATGCTGGCTGGCTAACATCCCATCCCAAGCTGGCTGGCTAAAGTCCCATCTCATGCTGGCTGGCTAACATCCCATCTCATGGTGGCTGGCTAACACCCCATCCCATGCTGCCTGGCTAACGTCTCATCCCATGCTGCCTGGCTAACGTCCCATCCCATGCTGCCTGGCTAACGTCCCATCCCATGCTGCCTGGCTAACGTCCCATCTCTTGCTGGCTAACACCCCATCCCATGCTGCCTGGCTAACATCCCATCCCATGCTGCCTGGCTAATATTCCATCCCATGCTGCCTGGCTAATGTCCCATCCCATGCGGCCTGGCTAACGTCCCATCCCATGCTGCCTGGCTAACGTCCCATCCCATGCGGCCTGGCTAACGTCCCATCCCATGCTGCCTGGCTAATGTCCCATCCCATGCTGGCTGGTTAACGTCCCATCCCATGCTGGCTGGCTAACGTCCCATCCCATGCTGTCTGGATAACGTCCCATTCCATGCTGCCTGGCTAACGTCCCATCCCATGCTGCCTGGCTAACGTCCCATCCCATGCTGGCTGGCTAACGTCCCATCTCATGCTGGCTGTATATCGTCCCATCCCATGCTGGCTGGCTAACGTCCCATCCCATGCTGGCTGGCTAACGTCCCATCCCATGCTGGCTGGCTAACGTCCCATCCCATGCTGGCTGGCTGGCTAACGTCCCATCCCATGCTGGCTGGATAATGTCCCATCCCATGCTGGCTGGATAACGTCCCATCCCATGCTGGCTGGCTAACGTCCCATCCCATGCTGGCTGGATAACGTCCCATCCCATGCTGGCTGGCTAACGTCCCATCCCATGCTGTCTGGATAACGTCCCATTCCATGCTGCCTGGCTAACGTCCCATCCCATGCTGCCTGGCTAACGTCCCATCCCATGCTGGCTGGCTAACGTCCCATCTCATGCTGGCTGTATATCGTCCCATCCCATGCTGGCTGGCTAACGTCCCATCCCATGCTGGCTGGCTAACGTCCCATCCCATGCTGGCTGGCTAACGTCCCATCCCATGCTGGCTGGCTGGCTAACGTCCCATCCCATGCTGGCTGGATAATGTCCCATCCCATGCTGGCTGGATAACGTCCCATCCCATGCTGGCTGGCTAACGTCCCATCCCATGCTGGCTGGATAACGTCCCATCCCATACTGGCTGACTAACGTCCCATCCCATGCTGGCTAGATAACGTcccattgtgaatgtcaacattctcACCACAAACATTCTGGCTGCATATAATACCTAATACTGCATAtaccaaggtacaggagggagacctccaaatgaagagaagcattagaacatgaggacatacactgatactggaggaggggaggttcaggggaattgtgaggaaaaattacttcacagaaagggtagtggatatgtggaatattctgATCACAGGTGGTagtggctaagacagtagagcaatataaacatgcatgggatagacataagaatctccttacaaagaactaaggatcaaatagggtttgaggtaacaataaggttaaaagggggcagactagataggccaagcggttcttatctgctcTCATATTCCATGGGTCTATGTttttgtttctatgtttctagggCCGCTGCTACCATTAGGCTGGCTTGAGCCAAGGTTTTTCAGACGCCTAAAAAACTAGAAGTGGGATATATctagccttggagagggataaagtgtagATGTTGCCTAAGGTAACCAATCAGCTTATGTCATTAATCttccacagtctatgaaatgacagaagcttattggCTGCTACGGGtaacttctccattttatctctctctcaaaggtttgaaacATCTCCTCCTGAATGGGAGACACAATGTGCTGATCCTCAATGTAAGTGATGTGAAGGGAGTGTGATGTTGAGTTATGATGTCACAACTCCACTTTCCAGCATGAGGAGATGCCACTTTCACTTGAGAGCAAAGAGAAGGGGGTGGCAGAACTCGATGGGTGGACTGGGGGTCATAGGGCGCTGACTGAGCTTCCTTCGGCCTTGATGGTATCACAtcctagggcagtgtttcccaaccacctcctcaaggcacaccaacagtccaggttttaaggatagtcttatttgagcacaggtgacttaattagtacctcagttattttgatgtaaccatcagTGCTTAAAACATGGACATcctcaaaacctggactgttagtgtgccttgaggaccgaggttgggaaactttGCCCCGTAGGGTGACATAGCATAGGGAAATGAAGCATGGCCTACAATTGCACAGGAGGACGTGGCATATAGTCATAAAAACACCAGTGGGCATCACAGAAATTCTGAGGGTACGCAAGGTAATTCATACCAGAGGTTTTCACAGACTGATCTAAGACTTTAAAACCACCATTTTATCTCTACCTGTTCCATACAGGTTCCAATTTATGATTTTGTATCTTTCTCAAGATGTGTAGCCTGATGAAGGGACCTCAGAATCCCCAAAAAGTGTAATCACTGTAAGTTGTAGTTATTTCAAGGTATCAcaatgatacagtatatatatatatatatatatatatatatatataccacatctATATATACCACATTTTTTGAGGGAGGTTCATTCCTCTCCCATTGGGAAGGCACCGGCTGTTTGAAGTATTTGGAAATTTATGGAGTGCCACCTGACtggtcggtatatatatatatatatatatatatatatatatatatatatttattttttaaactgctTCTTGTTTCTGATATAGTTCACATAGACTTTGTTTTCTAAAATGCTACAATtgtaatatatgtattttttttgtatATTATTAGTGGGAAGGTGTCCAAAGCCTACATGACTGTTGCATGAAGAAACATCGAATGATGAACCCTTGTCCCGTCTATGAAGACACTACAAAAGTTTTGTTCTTATTCTTCAACTGCATACCCGATGGAATGACCGAGAAACATATGAAGAAGTGGGGCAACGCTTCCAAGATGTGTTACGTCATCAGCAGGGATTGTGGTAAAACCTGGAGCAATGTATTTGACATCACAAACGTGACCAGCTGTATCAGTAATCTGGCCACTGTCTTCTTGTCTCCTGGACATGGAATCCAGACACAGTCCGGGAAGCTCATCATTCCGGCCTACACTTATGTTGCCAAGTTCTGGTGTATACGTTGGTGGTTCCCTAAAGCCCACTCATTCTACCTCTACAGTGAGGACCAGGGGAACACGTGGCGGATGTCCGGGCTGGTTGAGAAGCTTGAATGTGGTGAATGTGAGCTGGCGGAAATAGAGAGCGGGGAAAACCAAAAAATGCTGTACTGCAATGCACGAACTCCCTCTAAGATGAGGGTGGAGGCGCTGATGCTGAACGTCGGGGGCGAGTTTAAGATTGCCGAAAAAAGCAAAAAATTGAAAGAGGTAAAAAATAACGGCTGTTCCGGCAGCGTCGTTAGTTTCCCAGGGCTCGAGCAAGCAGGTCAGGAGCGTTCTCACTGGCTTCTATTCTCTCACCCACATAAGAAAGATTTAAGAGATCTCGGGGTCTTCTTAAATAAGTCTCCTCTGACGTCCGAGGCGTGGTCTAAGCCGTGGATTATTCACGATGGCCCAGCGGCTTACTCTGATCTTGCCGACTGCCAGGATGCCAACACGTGTGCCGTCTTATTTGAGAGCGGAGCTGACAGCCCCTACGAGGAGATCAATTTCTGCCTGTTTACGGTGGAAGATGTCTTGGAAAACATTAGCAAGAAAAAAAGCTTGTTTGGTCTATTTAGAAAGTGAGTGACTTAGCAAGGTCTGTTCTGAACTGCGCTTCCATTGTGAATTCACTTTTCCTGTTTAAAAGACGGAAGCGACATACTATGGATTGTCATCACGTGGGCGATTGCAGGATATTACCTAATAACAGCCACCAATACAGTAACAGGACAGAAGGAGTTCTTGGTGGCACCGATATTTGCTATACCTAACTACAGTAGGCTGAAATAGGGCTATCCTGAAAAAATGACCAGCAAGAAGTTCTGTAGGAGCGTACTCGGAGAACACAGGGCTACGTAGTCTTGTGCttatgcatgtatgactgtaggtcacATTCCCTTCCTATGGGGCCTATTCAGTTAGGGACGATGTGTCGCTGAACATCCTGTGACGTATTTGCCATTAAGGTTTTCTCAACGTTGTCGGTCGCGATGTGCCATTTTGGGATGACACATCACAGCCGATCCGCTAAATGAATTGCCCACTATGGGGCAGTTTCTGAGTCAGATGAAAGCGTGCCTGTGTCTTTTGCTGTAGTCACACCTGTGTCTTGAGAAAGTGCATTGCCGTATCTGTGCGTCTTTAGATGCCACTATTGATCGAAACGTGCAACAGCCTACGTCTGAATGTGGGTTCAGCTTCTTCAGACACAGGCGCTTTCAGCAACACACCCATGTCTGCCACACCCTGCAACCTCACAGGAACGTCCACTAAAattcacataccgtgcgcctgatcagggccgtcttaacaacatTGTTTGGCTGGGGCCCCTATCCACCAATTCAAGGGACCTCATTTAAAAACATAATTATAATTAGGCCCTCCTGCGGCCCTGCTTAATCTCTCCACATTCAATCTtacagtgaatggctgccagcactctgattgatgaatagctccagccatccatcaaTCATCATGCTGACCGCAATTCActctctggctgcaggctgggaggcaggtagaggatactgcactctgattggtggacaacTGCAAccttccaccaatcagcatgctgacagccattcactctctggatgcaggctgggaggcaggtagaggatactgcactctgattggtggatagctgcaaCCTTCCACCAATCACCATGCTGAccaccattcactgtctggctgcaggctgggaggcaggtagaggatACTGTACTCTGATTGGTGGACAACTGCAAccttccaccaatcagcatgctgacagccattcactctctggatgcaggctgggaggcaggtagaggatACTGCACTCTGGTTGGTGGATAGCTGCAACCTTCCACCAATCACCATGCTGAccaccattcactgtctggctgcaggctgggaggcaggtggaGAATGCTTCATTGATTAGGCTCTACCCTAAAATGGATTATATTGCAAAAATAAATGACAGGAGACAGTCTATATATACAAGTCTGTACTTCACTCAAAACGTTGTGGCACAAAATCAAATATAATTACAAGAATAAAATATGCACGCACAAAATCATATGATCTCTATAGTAGTCAGCTATGGTGAATAAATAAAATGAGCAGGATATATGCAGTGCAGCTGCAGCCGGCAAAATGTAAAGTCAGTAGTCTATGAGTTCTCAATAGGAGGGTAATGCTAGCGTCACAGAACCCAGTGTTTACACGCTTACCCACTGCAAAGCGGGCAGTCCTTGTCGTCCTGTGTTGCAGTCTCACTCAGCTGGGTTACAGGAAGTGCTAGATTTAGAAACAGCGGTGTCTCAGAATATCAGGCCGGGTATTACCGCTAGCGGCTGCAAGTTCTGCTCGTGATTCTGTACTGCGTCCCTGAGCGCTGACTATCGGGACACATGCGCTGTGCTACTCAGACGCACGTGCAGCCTTAAAACAATAACCGTTTGCGTGCGGCATCAGAATCAGCCCCTGAGTTTCTTATGGTTTATTATCTTGGTCTCCTCCCAGACAAATGTAAGGGCCtttataggggtctattcacgaagcagtgagaagagtggagaagtgagccagaggagaagttgcccatggcaaccaatcagtgttgaggtgacatttataatgtgcattctacaaaattatacggagcagctgattggttgtcatgggcaacttctccacaggctcacttctccacacttttcactacttcataaaTAGACCCTTAAGTCATGGTAACATGAAATACCGGATTACACAATGGTCTGGCGCCCCTTTATATTGGAGGAGCTCTCTATATATCAGTAGATAACAGCAGGGAACACGTCAGCATTCACTAACCATCTAACCAGCCCACCTGTGCAAAGAGGGGAGAACATGGTGGGTACTATCTATCCGGGACCAGGATTGTCTGGGGGTCCCCTTGTTGGTGCATGCTTAGCCTTAGTGGTAACGAGCAGGAATGGTCACGTCACGGCCATATCTGTGGAGTTCTGAAGATAAACAAATTGCAGGAATATATTTTATTCTAGATGTTCTCCAATTAGTGATACCCGACGCCTGTGCCCAACCTAGAGACACACGCAGTCCCCTACGCGTGCGACAGACGGGGCTCTGACATTACACCAAATATCTGGCAGTTTTATGTATAACCACAACCGCGAGATGCTAAATAACTGGGCCACACGTTGTTAGGGTTAAAATAGATCCTTTGCATAAATGGGTattatgggggtctattcatgaagcagtgaaaagagtggagaagtgaacctgtggagaagtcgcccatggcaaccaatcagctgctccgtacaattgtatggtatgcaaattataaatgttactacaatgctgattggttgccacgggcaacttctccactggctcacttctccacacttttcactgtttcttgAATAGACCCTAAcgtttctaaggggtatatttactaaagtgcgggtttacagaagtggagatgttgctcatagcaaccaatcacgttCTACTTatcgtttatctagcaccttttaaaaGATAGCtagaactgattggttgctatgggaaatatccccacttctgtaaacccgcactttagtaaataaaccctcaaGTGTAACTGAAGTCCTACAGCGCAAATGGCGGTTTCCCAATGTCCTTAGCCCATTTTTTCCCATTAACGCGCCCATTTACAGTAAAGCGCAAAATACTAGTTTTACGTCTACACGGAAATACTGGATTATCATTCAGAGTATGAGCACTTAGGAGATACAAGGGTTACGGTCCTGCACCTGGTCGCCGAGACGCTTTCCTGCACTAAATTACCTCATTTTTTATGAGCCCTCCGCGATTTCCACTTCTGTAAGTTATGAGTAAAAGCCCTTTAATATATATATCAGTAACTGCGCAGCAATGAGTATTAAAGATCATTTACGGTCTAGGGAGAACGCCGCGGCCATTGAGAAATATAAGGAAGTCTGATGTTGTCCTGACCCGTTTCTTACACAGGGAGGTATAATATGTAAGGATGAGGTATATATGTAGGAATTAATGACGCtgctgctgtagcttgcagcaccGGGGATTGAACTCTTGTTTGTTTACATCTGACTTCCATGATCCTGGAAAACACTGCGGCCACCACCGTTGCGGTTGGGTTCCTTTGTAGCACAAACAGAGATTCTTAAATCTCCGGCCTTCTCCCGGTCAGTTTATATTGCGATGAGCTCATGATGTTCCGGCCAGGCAGATGGGATGATGGAACGTGTAGGGGTCATGTGCGTCGTGTAGGGGTTATGTGCGTCGTCAGACCCCTGAAATATCCATTAACCTCTCGCTGTGGTGCAAATGAAACAGCAACAATTGTGAATTTAAGGCACATTTTGTGCATTGTGTATTTTTGTACTCACCGCATTTATCTGCGTCACTAACACAATGTATTTTTGGAAAGGAAGACATCTATTTCTGCACCGGTCAATAGAATGTTTTACTGATTCTACGGCCAAGAAATAAACATTTGCGTTTGATAAATTCTTACGTCCTGTGTGTTGTTGTCCTTACTTTATGTGTGTAATGCAAACGTCACATCCAACTCCGATGCTGCACAACTATTAACGTGGGGTAACTGGAGACATTTTCCCTGTCGTAAAATATCAACTGAGCTTGGTTTCATCAGAGGGGCCAATTACAAGGGCAACGTTGCAGGaaagattcatgtttgtaagtaaagcaaaaaaaagcaagtaactttgtatctggaaaaaaacatgttgccatgcaaggggagcaaatacatttagattgtttctgtgcagggtaaatactggctgcttttgcatgcagcctgcacatgttagacagctttatatttacactgcaatttagatttcaatttgaacacaccccagctatgtcttactctctctgcacgtgttacatctgcccacttgcagtgcaacatggctttgcccagttgcttgcttttttgctttacttacaaacataaatcaggcccaaAACTGCTTTAAGTCCCACAAAgttaagaggggtacacacggagagattcctgcttaaaatctaagcaatctgactagattgcttagaagttaagcatggatctctggTGTGTAAaccccacagcaatagcgatgtaCGGCTCCGCGCGtcactatcaccggtgctagattgtgaAATCAGCGGCCCCTCCGTCCACCCCCTcgctctgtgctgagcggggggggggagatgtgtgctgagcggtatgtgacagattgctcagcacacatctctctagtgaGTACGGGGCtttactctaaaggtgggtacacacgcccgcccagttcagctgtcaatcaccgccgaccgccgcagcatgtgtatgggcggtcggacgaccgccgtacacacacagcgacgcgccaatatatcggtagatatattggccgtcggctgtgctgcggggccaacgcgatacgtctgtgaacgactgagttcacagacgtatcggccgtacacactggccgacggacccgcgatatatcggccgttcaagagaacggccgatatatcggccagtgtgtacgggcctttacacagGACGTTTTCTCAGATATACTGTACATCATCCTCTAATTGATTGTAATGTTGTCTGTCTAATCATTTTTCTGCTGCCTTCTGGTAGAAATAAATCACTTAATAATATAcgatagaccagtggtttccaaacttttttgaatcacggcgccctagagtatcagaatttttttcgcggcacccctaggccaaaaatttcttattgagaaatttagaaagaaatattaaatgaaggaaattgtgtttatatgtcatccttaggatcagttgtgtggtgagggacaagatttgtttctgtttgtccccatattttatgactggcagccaccagcactagttttgcctattatattgaccatgaatgatttgaattggtcctgggccaccaatccaagggaccaccaatccaaggcacccctgcaagtgtcccaaggcaccccagggagccacggcacacagtttgggaaccactgcgatAGACCACATATACTTATCTACAGGGAGAATCCATCTGACAGTGACGGCC encodes:
- the LOC134994323 gene encoding sialidase-4-like, whose amino-acid sequence is MKATQPERTTLFKKEQNGSVYRIPSLIYIRAENMFLAFAEKRKNESDVSADCLVMRRGVYKTGYVTWEGVQSLHDCCMKKHRMMNPCPVYEDTTKVLFLFFNCIPDGMTEKHMKKWGNASKMCYVISRDCGKTWSNVFDITNVTSCISNLATVFLSPGHGIQTQSGKLIIPAYTYVAKFWCIRWWFPKAHSFYLYSEDQGNTWRMSGLVEKLECGECELAEIESGENQKMLYCNARTPSKMRVEALMLNVGGEFKIAEKSKKLKEVKNNGCSGSVVSFPGLEQAGQERSHWLLFSHPHKKDLRDLGVFLNKSPLTSEAWSKPWIIHDGPAAYSDLADCQDANTCAVLFESGADSPYEEINFCLFTVEDVLENISKKKSLFGLFRK